TACGGCAAGCTCGACGCCGACCTAGCCGCGGGGATGATGAGCATCAACGCGGTCAAAGGCGTCGAGATCGGCGACGGTTTCGCTGCGGCGCGGCTGACCGGCGAGCAGAATGCCGATCCGATGCGGCCGGGCGCCGATGGCCCCGAGTTCCTCGCCAACCACGCGGGCGGGATCGCGGGCGGGATCTCGACCGGGCAGCCGGTGGTGGTGCGCGTCGCGTTCAAGCCGACTTCGTCGATCCTGACTCCGGTCGAGACGATCACGCGCGAGGGTGAGGTCAGCGAGATCCGCACCAAGGGCCGCCACGATCCCTGCGTCGGCATCCGCGGCGCGCCGGTGGTCGAGGCGATGATGGCGCTGGTCCTGGCCGATCACAAGCTGTTGCACCGCGGGCAGTGCGGCTGACTATCGCGGCCTTCTAAGCACGATATAGACCGCGCCCGCCCCGCCGTGCCGCGGATGCGCAGGGCGGACAGCGGCGATGCGGCTGGCGTGAGGGCCGATCGCCAGCCAGTCCATGAACTTTCGGCGGATGACGCCGCGGCTCCGGCGATCCTCGCTCGGCCGTTCGCGGCCGGTGATCAGCAACACCAGCCGTGCGCCCTGCGCCAAGGCCAGGGTCAACCCGTGCTCCAGCCGGCCGTGCGCAGCGTCGAGCGTGGCGCCGTGGAGGTCTAGCGTGAAATCCGGCGCCACCAGCCCGCGTGCGAGCTTCTGGTCCCAGCCGGCGTCGAGGCCATGCTGGCCCAGCGGGCGGCGTTCCGCTGCCTTTGGTGAAGTGGGAGCAGGGGCAGGTTGGGCGAGGGACGTCGGCTTGACACGCTTTCGCGGCGGCGGAGGCTGTGCAACTACGCTCTGGGCTACTTCCTCTACCGGCAGAGGCAGCGCGCGTCCTTCCAGGGGCTGTACCGTCTGCACCACTCGTTTCCAGAGTGCGGCCTCTTCGCCGGTCAGCTTCCGGCCCGGTCGCTTCACGCCGGTGCCTCAGCGCGCGCCAAGGCGTGTCAGCGTGCCCTTGGGCAGCAGTAGCAGCGCCTGGCCGCGGGAGGCCATGCCGCCCGCCGTGGTGCGGGCTTCGACGCCGGCGCCCCAGAAGGTGTCGAAGCGGTTGGCGCCTTTGATCGCGCCGCCGGTGTCCTGCGCGATCCACAGCCCGTTGGCCACGCGGTTGTCGACCGAGAGAAAGGCCGGCGCGCCCAGTGGCACGAAGGCCGGGTCCACAGCCACGGTCGATCGGGCTTTCACCGGTACGCCCAGCGCGCCGACCGGACCGGCACCAATGGTCTCGCGGAAGAACACATAGGACTGGTTCGCGCGCAGCATGTTCCGGCCCTCTTCAGGGCGGTCGCGGAGGAATTGCTGGATGCCTTCGAGCGAGCCGGAATATTGTCCGGGGGCGCTGCCGATGAGTCCGCGCTGGCGCATGATCGAGCCGATCAGGGTAGATTGCCAGCCGTTCTGCCCGGCATAGCCGATCCGCATGACGCTGCCGTCTGGGCCGCGGAGCCGGCCCGATCCCTGGACCTGGAGGAAATAGAACTCCACCGGATCGGCTGCCCAGGCGATCTCCAGCCCTTTGCCCATCAGCGCCCCGTCCTCGATGTCGCCACGGGTGTAATAGGACACGAAGCGGCCGGTCTCGTCGTAGCGGCCGAGCGGCTGCTTCCCGTCCGACGTCGGCGCCGCGTCGCCGGGGCGTGCGCGGACGAGGTCGGGCGGCATGCCATAGACCGGGACGTCGTAGCCCGGTTGCCGCGTGCGGACACCGGCGATCTCGGGCTCGTAATAACCGGTGGCGAAAGCCGCGCCGTCGCCGATCCGCGCGGTCTCGAAATAGCGAGTGAAGAAGCTGCGCGCGTCGGACAAGGACCAGCCCGGCGCGGCGTCGCAGGCGGGTTTCCAGTCGGCGCCGCGGGTCAGGCCGGTGCCGTCGGTCCGCGTCGTCAGTCGTGCGCAGCTCAGGCGAAAGGCTGCGAGGGCTTCCGCGGCATCGTCGGCGGGGATGCTGAGCGTCGCGATGTCACGGCCGCGCGTCACGCCCGCAGAAACGGCGTTGTAGGGAAGAACGATCGGCGGCTGGATCACCGGACGCGTTACCGGGGCCCGCCTGACCGGCGGTCGAGGACCGTGACTGGGAGGAATGAGAGGGCCGCAGGCCGAGAGCAGGACGAGCAGCGCGAGCGCCGCGATCTTGCGCGCCCTGCTGCCCACGAAAACCTACCCTTCGTCGGTCTCGTCGAGCAGCCAATCCGGATCGGAGGAGGCGACGTTGCGGCTGAAGTTCCAGATGTCGATCGCCTCGATCGCGTCGTTGAGCGAGCCGGCGACCACGGCACCTTCGGCGTTGCGCGTCACTGCGGCGATGTCCGAACGGAAGCGCACCGTGATGCGCGCAAACGGCGCTTCGAAGCTGGCGGCGCTGATCGTCGCTTCCTCGATTCGTACCAGGCGGTTGTCGAGCGTTTCGCCTGCAGCGACGCGCGCGTCGATCGCGGCGGCAAAGCCTTCGTAGACATCCCGATCGCAGAGCTGGCGGAGCTCGTCCTTGTCGCCGCGCCAGAAGGCTTCGAGGATCATGCGGTAGGCGCTGCGCGCGCCTTCGATGAAGGCATAGGCGTCGAACTGACGGTCGGCGGCGGCGATGGCGCGAAGGCCGCGTTCGACCGTAGCGGTCACCGCGGGGATGTTGCGCGGCTGAAGCGCCGGGCTCGGAGCCTGCTGCTGGCGCTCGACGGGCTGGCGTGGCGCCGGCGCGGTGGGAGCCGCATTCGTTCCGGCCTTGCCGTCGATCCGGCCCGGCATCGTCTCTTCCTCGTGCTCGGCGCGGCGGCCGAGCACCGAATAGAGCCGCAATCCGAGAAAGGCTGCGATCATGGCCAGAATGACGATTTCGACGGTCACGCCTTCGTTTTCCAATCCTGAATGCCCGGTAAGGGGGCTGTCATAGTAACCTCAGATAGGGAGGGATGACAAATGAACAACGCATGAGCGGGCAATCCGGGCGATTTTTTCGTTAACCGGATGGCATCTTTGCAACGCTGTCCGCCTGCTTCTCCTTCCCGTCTCATTCCGAGACCCAAGCCACGCCATTGCTGCCCGCCGCATGCGATGCTAGGCGCGCGATCACGTTACACCTGCAAGCGTGAAGAAAGACGAAAGCCATGGCCGACGACGGCAACATCATTTCCAACCTCGATCTCGGCGGCAATGGCGAGGACACGGCCCCCGCCGCCGGCATGATCTCGCAGTACGTCAAGGACCTCTCGGTCGAGAATCCCAACGCGCCCGACGCTTTCAGCTGGCAGGACGCGCCGCAGGTGGACATCCAGTTCAACATCGCGGCACGCCCGATCAACGATGAAGTCCAGGAAGTCGAGATGAAGATCGTGGTGACCGCCAAGTGCGAGGCCGGCACAGCCTATATCGTCGACCTGTCCTATTGCGCGCTGATCGGCATGCGCAACATCGACCAGGCGCAGGCCCACGCCTTCACCTATGCCGAAGCGCCGCGGATCATCTTCCCCTTCGCCCGCCGCGTCCTGGCCGATGCCGTGCGCGACGCCGGCTTCCCGCCGCTGATGCTCGAGCCGATCGACTTCAACGGGCTCTATGTCCAGCAGCTCGCCGGGCAGCAGGGCGAAGGCGCGCCGGTCGGCAACGCCTGACCCAACGGTCATGCCCCTTATCCTGCCGGCCATGTTCTTTTTCCTGCCGGCAGGTCTTTAGGGCGATGAATCTCCTCAAGGCTACCGGCACGATCGGCGGACTCACACTCGTCAGCCGCGTGCTCGGGCTGGTGCGCGACAGCCTGTTCGCGCGCTATGTCGGCGCCGGTTTCGCGTCGGACGCCTTCCTGGTGGCCTTCCGGCTGCCCAACATGTTCCGCGCGCTGTTTGCCGAGGGCGCTTTCGCTTCGGCCTTCGTGCCGATGTTCAACCGCAAGGTCGGCGATCCTGACGGCAACGGCCTGCGCGACGGGCTGGACTTCGCCGAGCAGGCCCTGGCGGTGCTGCTGCCGGTGCTGCTGGTGCTCACCGTGGTGCTAGAACTGGCCGCCTGGCCGCTGACCCTGGTGCTGTCGGGCGGGTTCAACGACGTCAGCCACGAGCAATTCGCCTTCGCCGTGCAGCTGTCGCGGTTCACCATTCCCTATCTTATGCTGATCAGCCTGGTCTCGCTGTTCGGCGGCCTGCTCAATTCGCTGCACAAATTCTGGGTCAACGCCGCCGCGCCGATCCTGCTCAACCTGACGATGATCGCAGCGCTGGTGTTGTTCCATTCTGACAGCGCGCTGGTCACCTCGCGCAATCAGGCGATCGCGGTCTCGGTCTCGGGTCTGCTGCAGCTCATCTGGCTCGCCTGGGCCTGCCGGCAGAACGGGGTGAGCCTGAAACTGCGCCGCCCCCGGCTCAATCCCGAGGTGAAGCGGCTGATCAAGCTGATCCTTCCCGCCGCAGCCGGCGCGGGTGCGGTGCAGATCAACCTCGTCATCTCGACCGCGCTTGCCGCTTCGCTGTTGTCGCACGGATCGGTCACCTACATCTACATGGCCGACCGGCTGAACCAGCTGCCGCTCGGGCTGATCGGCATCGGCCTCGGCACCGTGTTGCTGCCGACAATCTCGCGCCAGCTCGGCGCGAAGGAAGATGCTGCGGCGATGGAGACGCAGAACCGCGGCATGGAACTGGCCCTGCTGCTGACCCTGCCCGCGACGATGGCGCTGGTGCTCTGCGGCGAGCCGATCGCCGCCGCTCTGTTCGGCTACGGCAAGTTCGATGCCGCCGACACGCACTACACCGCGCAGGCGCTGGCCGCCTTCTCGATCGGCCTGCCGAGCTACATCCTGGTCAAGGTGCTGACGCCCGGCTTCTACGCCCGGCAGGATACGAAGACCCCGGTGCGCTTCGCCATGATCTCCGTCGGCGTGAACCTCATCGGCAACCTCGCGCTGATCCTGCCGCTGAAGCACATGGGGCCACCGCTGGCGACGGCGATCGCCTCCACGGTCAACGTCTGGATGCTCTACCACACGCTGGTGAAGCGTGGGCATTTCACCCCCGATGCCCGCCTGAAGCGCCGCGCCTGGCGGCTGGCGCTGGCGGCGCTGGCGATGGGCGGCGTGATGTGGGCGGCGCAGGGGCTGTTCATGCCCTATGTCCACGGCACCTGGACCATCCGCATCGCCGCCATGGCGGCGCTGGTTTCGGCGGGCGTCGTCGTCTATGGGCTCGCCACCGTCCTGCTGGGGGCATTCTCGAAGGACGACCTGCAACTTCTCCTGCGGCGCAGGCGCACCCCCACATAAGGCTAGACTTCAATGCGTATCGTTTCCGGCATCCAACCCACGGGCAATCTGCATCTCGGCAATTACCTGGGCGCGATCCGGAACTGGGTACGCATGCAGGACGAACTCGTCTCGCCAAAAGGACCGAATGGCGGCGGCGACTGCCTGTTCTTCCTCGCCGATCTCCACGCCATCTCGATGCCGCACGATCCTGCGACGCTCAGCGCCAACACGCGCGAGATGGTCGCGGCGCTGGTCGCCTGCGGGATCGATCCGGACCGGTCGACCTTGTTCAACCAGACCCAGGTTCCCGCCCATGCCGAGCTGCAATGGCTCCTCTGCGGCACTGCGCGGATGGGCTGGCTGAACCGCATGACGCAGTTCAAGGACAAGTCGGGCAAGAACCGCGAGGGCGCCTCGATCGCGCTGTTCACCTATCCCGTGCTTCAGGCCGCCGACGTGCTGCTCTACCAGGCGACGCACGTTCCGGTGGGGGAGGACCAGAAGCAGCACCTCGAACTCGCGCGGGACATCGCCCAGAAGTTCAACAACGACTTCGGCGGGGGCAAGGACATCTTCACCCAGCCCGATCCGATCATCCCGCCCGAAGCCGCGCGGATCATGTCGCTGCGCGACGGCGGCGCCAAGATGAGCAAGTCTGATCCCTCGGACATGAGCCGCATCAACCTGACCGACGATGCCGACACGATCATGCAGAAGGTGAAGAAGGCCAAGACCGATCCCGAGCCGCTGCCCGACGAGGCGGCGGGGCTCGAAGGCCGGGCCGAGGCGGCGAACCTCGTTGGAATCTACGCGGCGCTGGCCGGGACCAGCGTGGCCGCCGTTCTCGGCGACTTTGCGGGTAAGGGCTTCGGTGTGTTCAAGCCGGCGCTCGGGGAACTGCTGGTCGAGAAGCTTGCGCCGATCAACGCGCGCTTCGTCGAACTGCGGCAGGATCGCGGTGCGCTCGACGCCATCCTGCGCAAGGGTGCGGAGAAGGCTCGCACACTGGCAGCCCCGACGCTGGCGGCAGCCTACGACGCGTTGGGACTGGTCCGAGGCTGAACGAATGGGGTCGGCGCAAACGCTCCACCTTGCGCCGGCCACGTTTTGACCCCAAATGTTCAAGCGCTGTTCACCCGTAAGCGTTTACGAAGGAACACAAAGTCAGCGGGTCGCGGCGATGGGGATACGTCACGGCCGTAGATCCCGTGGAGAAGACAAACATGTTCGCCAACTCTCAATCGCCCTTCGGCAGAATAAAGGTCGCCGCCGCAGCACTGCTCATGCTTGCGGTCGCGGCCTGCGCCTCGCCGTTCAATGCCAATGTGAAGCGCTTCCAGTCGCAGCTGCCGGCACCCTCGGGACAGACCTTCGCGGTTGTCGCTGACGATCCGAATCTGGCCGGCGGCCTCGAATTCTCGCAGTACGCCCGTCTGGTCGAAGCCAAGCTGGCCGCGCAGGGCTATACGCCCGTAGCCGACCCGGCCAGTGCCACGCTGGTCGTGCGCTTCGACTACGGGGTCGACAAGGGCCGCGAGCGCGTCCGCTCCACCGGCTTCCACGATCCGTTCTTCAGCCCGTGGTACGGCTATGGTGGCCGCTTCGGCTATCGCGGCGGTTTCTATCGTCCGAGCCTGTGGAACTATGGGTTCTATGATCCCTGGTTCGACAATGGCGTCGAAAGCTACACGATCTACACCAGCGGCATCGAACTGAAGATTGACCGCCGCGCCGATGGCACTCGCCTGTTCGAAGGTAATGCGGAGGCGGTCTCGACCTCGAACCGCCTGCAATATCTCGTGCCCAATCTGGTGGAGGCGATGTTCACGAACTTCCCGGGCAATTCGGGCGAGACCGTGCGCATCAGCGTCGCGCCTGAGAAGAAGCGCGGATAGTCATTCCAGCACGAGCTCCCCGGAGGGGAGATACCGAGGGGGCGGGGCCGGCAACGGTTCCGCCCTTTTGTGTTGGAGGCTCTAGCGGTGCGCCTTGGCCGAGCCGCCGTCCTGAGTGGCGTCGGGCTGCCGGTCCAGTGACGCGAGGATCGTGCGTGCTTCGGCGGCGCGCCAGCCGCCATGCGGATCGTTGGCTATCGGCAGAAGGTTCGTGCGTGCCTCGGCCACCATACCCTGTTTGACCTGCTCTCGGGCCAGGCTCATGCGCAGGCTGCGGTCGAAGGGGGCGAGTTCCACGGCGCGCTGCATCCGTTGCATCGCCAGCGGCGGGGGCACCTCGCCCTGGGCTAGATAGCTGCGAAAGAAGTAGACGAGCGGAAGCGGATGATCGGGCTCGCGCTCGGTCACTACAGCGAAGGCATCGCGCGCTTTCGCGAAAGCCGCCGGGTCTCGCGAGCCTTCAGCGATTTCGAACAGGGCCAGTCCCTTTTGCAGATAGGAGTCGATCCGTGCCGGATCGAGCGCGATCGCCTTATCCGCCGCTGTCACGGCCTCCCGATCGTTGCCCACGCCGCGCTCGGCCTCGGCGAGGACCACGAGCACCGCCGGATCGCGGGGAAACTGCGCCGCGATCGCCCGCGCCTGGACAGCGAGCTCCCGTGTCTCCTCCCCTTTCACACCGACGTGCAGGCGAATGCGGGTCGGCATGACCGCGCCTTCTCCGGTCGCGAGCGCCCGGATAGCGACGGGGCTGGGCCGAATGGCGTCTGCGGGAACCGCGAAATAGTAGAACTTGCGGCGCCCGGCATATTCGACGAGCTCCTGTTCCAGCGCGTTGAGATCGCCGAACGCCTTCTGCGCCGCGTCGAGCGAGCGCGAACCCGCCGTGATCGCGGCCAAATACTGCGCGAGCTGCCCCTGGCGGCGGGGTTCGAAGACCAGGTAGT
The window above is part of the Novosphingobium sp. G106 genome. Proteins encoded here:
- a CDS encoding Smr/MutS family protein; protein product: MKRPGRKLTGEEAALWKRVVQTVQPLEGRALPLPVEEVAQSVVAQPPPPRKRVKPTSLAQPAPAPTSPKAAERRPLGQHGLDAGWDQKLARGLVAPDFTLDLHGATLDAAHGRLEHGLTLALAQGARLVLLITGRERPSEDRRSRGVIRRKFMDWLAIGPHASRIAAVRPAHPRHGGAGAVYIVLRRPR
- a CDS encoding murein transglycosylase A encodes the protein MGSRARKIAALALLVLLSACGPLIPPSHGPRPPVRRAPVTRPVIQPPIVLPYNAVSAGVTRGRDIATLSIPADDAAEALAAFRLSCARLTTRTDGTGLTRGADWKPACDAAPGWSLSDARSFFTRYFETARIGDGAAFATGYYEPEIAGVRTRQPGYDVPVYGMPPDLVRARPGDAAPTSDGKQPLGRYDETGRFVSYYTRGDIEDGALMGKGLEIAWAADPVEFYFLQVQGSGRLRGPDGSVMRIGYAGQNGWQSTLIGSIMRQRGLIGSAPGQYSGSLEGIQQFLRDRPEEGRNMLRANQSYVFFRETIGAGPVGALGVPVKARSTVAVDPAFVPLGAPAFLSVDNRVANGLWIAQDTGGAIKGANRFDTFWGAGVEARTTAGGMASRGQALLLLPKGTLTRLGAR
- a CDS encoding Tim44/TimA family putative adaptor protein; the encoded protein is MTVEIVILAMIAAFLGLRLYSVLGRRAEHEEETMPGRIDGKAGTNAAPTAPAPRQPVERQQQAPSPALQPRNIPAVTATVERGLRAIAAADRQFDAYAFIEGARSAYRMILEAFWRGDKDELRQLCDRDVYEGFAAAIDARVAAGETLDNRLVRIEEATISAASFEAPFARITVRFRSDIAAVTRNAEGAVVAGSLNDAIEAIDIWNFSRNVASSDPDWLLDETDEG
- the secB gene encoding protein-export chaperone SecB, whose translation is MADDGNIISNLDLGGNGEDTAPAAGMISQYVKDLSVENPNAPDAFSWQDAPQVDIQFNIAARPINDEVQEVEMKIVVTAKCEAGTAYIVDLSYCALIGMRNIDQAQAHAFTYAEAPRIIFPFARRVLADAVRDAGFPPLMLEPIDFNGLYVQQLAGQQGEGAPVGNA
- the murJ gene encoding murein biosynthesis integral membrane protein MurJ, whose product is MNLLKATGTIGGLTLVSRVLGLVRDSLFARYVGAGFASDAFLVAFRLPNMFRALFAEGAFASAFVPMFNRKVGDPDGNGLRDGLDFAEQALAVLLPVLLVLTVVLELAAWPLTLVLSGGFNDVSHEQFAFAVQLSRFTIPYLMLISLVSLFGGLLNSLHKFWVNAAAPILLNLTMIAALVLFHSDSALVTSRNQAIAVSVSGLLQLIWLAWACRQNGVSLKLRRPRLNPEVKRLIKLILPAAAGAGAVQINLVISTALAASLLSHGSVTYIYMADRLNQLPLGLIGIGLGTVLLPTISRQLGAKEDAAAMETQNRGMELALLLTLPATMALVLCGEPIAAALFGYGKFDAADTHYTAQALAAFSIGLPSYILVKVLTPGFYARQDTKTPVRFAMISVGVNLIGNLALILPLKHMGPPLATAIASTVNVWMLYHTLVKRGHFTPDARLKRRAWRLALAALAMGGVMWAAQGLFMPYVHGTWTIRIAAMAALVSAGVVVYGLATVLLGAFSKDDLQLLLRRRRTPT
- the trpS gene encoding tryptophan--tRNA ligase, whose product is MRIVSGIQPTGNLHLGNYLGAIRNWVRMQDELVSPKGPNGGGDCLFFLADLHAISMPHDPATLSANTREMVAALVACGIDPDRSTLFNQTQVPAHAELQWLLCGTARMGWLNRMTQFKDKSGKNREGASIALFTYPVLQAADVLLYQATHVPVGEDQKQHLELARDIAQKFNNDFGGGKDIFTQPDPIIPPEAARIMSLRDGGAKMSKSDPSDMSRINLTDDADTIMQKVKKAKTDPEPLPDEAAGLEGRAEAANLVGIYAALAGTSVAAVLGDFAGKGFGVFKPALGELLVEKLAPINARFVELRQDRGALDAILRKGAEKARTLAAPTLAAAYDALGLVRG
- a CDS encoding DUF4136 domain-containing protein translates to MFANSQSPFGRIKVAAAALLMLAVAACASPFNANVKRFQSQLPAPSGQTFAVVADDPNLAGGLEFSQYARLVEAKLAAQGYTPVADPASATLVVRFDYGVDKGRERVRSTGFHDPFFSPWYGYGGRFGYRGGFYRPSLWNYGFYDPWFDNGVESYTIYTSGIELKIDRRADGTRLFEGNAEAVSTSNRLQYLVPNLVEAMFTNFPGNSGETVRISVAPEKKRG
- a CDS encoding DUF1570 domain-containing protein translates to MRLASWLCLLLLWPTLLWPTGARAAWLEAASAHFVVYADDNEQNLRRFAERLERYHAAMELVTRRKTPPLSPSNRVTVYVVGSEADVQYLARSDDTWLNGFYMPRAGASLAVVPPQNDRGEETGRSLSALLHEYAHHFSLSTTTSPPPLWLAEGSAEFFASATFKSSGEVRLGEHAEARARELKRASQITARDVLDSGDKLAGNYLGFYAKSWLLYHYLVFEPRRQGQLAQYLAAITAGSRSLDAAQKAFGDLNALEQELVEYAGRRKFYYFAVPADAIRPSPVAIRALATGEGAVMPTRIRLHVGVKGEETRELAVQARAIAAQFPRDPAVLVVLAEAERGVGNDREAVTAADKAIALDPARIDSYLQKGLALFEIAEGSRDPAAFAKARDAFAVVTEREPDHPLPLVYFFRSYLAQGEVPPPLAMQRMQRAVELAPFDRSLRMSLAREQVKQGMVAEARTNLLPIANDPHGGWRAAEARTILASLDRQPDATQDGGSAKAHR